One segment of Cutaneotrichosporon cavernicola HIS019 DNA, chromosome: 4 DNA contains the following:
- the RTF1 gene encoding uncharacterized protein (Plus-3 domain), whose product MSDLENELLGLAEDDSSSHHKKRTAGGRKNHQSYEDSDDNEGEEEMDMDMDEDMEMDVDSEDDATAQSRPVNKSNPYPLEGKYIDEDDRDYLDSLPEIERENILAARQEEIQKFKDAAQLDAMYKMAAGQDEDEDDYTPRKQRKHTSVTDEKYRAMMDLKNKRKSKEERAQRRAAKLAQGGRRARSSSLNSLDDASSEEGEISPRDSWRHASPSRDRPSDSRRKVEVDIDSMPPSYQELNEATLDRYKLVEMMYKDQFEEVIKNAYVRIPAGTDDQGRPKYRVHRIIGVESEHSHGRYTVEYKGRDVSASHALICAYGKANRLYRIADISNTEVSEDEFSRFTMTNKADNVKNPRRSELKAKHEEIVALHDRPMTEDEVNRQVDARKQANPQAQRQKIVLQITSLMSSKQLALRRNDLETAAFIGDQIAKLGADPNTGELLEGEGDLSEYDLRIARINENNRRKTRETMMKAHEAAVAKKKAEDAIVRAKAAAASQEAGQPTIVKEITVKALPIAGMRKGETPQQYVARTVTLDLGDF is encoded by the exons ATGTCAGACCTCGAGAACGAACTTCTAGggctcgccgaggatgatTCGTCGAGTCATCACAAGAAGCGCACAGCAGGAGGCCGCAAGAACCATCAGTCCTA CGAGGACTCTGATGACaacgagggtgaggaggagatggacatggacatggaTGAGGACATGGAAATGGATGTCGACTCGGAGGACGACGCAACCGCCCAGTCGCGCCCTGTAAACAAGTCGAACCCTTACCCTTTGGAGGGCAAATACATCGATGAAGACGACCGCGACTA CCTTGACTCGCTGCCTGAAATCGAGCGTGAGAACAttctcgccgcgcgccagGAGGAAATCCAAAAGTTCAAGGAcgcggcgcagctcgacgccatgTACAAGATGGCTGCGGGGCaggacgaagacgaggacgatTACACGCCGAGGAAGCAAC GAAAGCACACGAGCGTCACCGATGAAAAGTACAGAGCTATGATGGACCTCAAGAACAAGAGGAAGTCCAAGGAAGAAAGGGCGCAGCGGAGG GCAGCAAAGCTGGCACAGGGCGGTCGCCGTGCACGTTCGTCATCGTTAAACTCGTTAGATGATGCTTCGTCCGAAGAGGGGGAGATCTCGCCGAGGGACTCGTGGCGACATGCGTCTCCTTCGCGGGACAGACCGAGCGACAGCCgccgcaaggtcgaggtagATATCGACTCTATGCCGCCATCTTATCAGGAGCTCAACGAGGCGACACTCGACCGCTACAAGCTTGTGGAGATGATGTACAAGGATCAGTTCGAGGAGGTCATCAAGA ACGCTTACGTTCGTATTCCAGCAGGGACGGACGACCAAGGGCGACCCAAGTACCGCGTACATCGGATCATTG GCGTTGAATCGGAGCACAGCCATGGGAGGTATACCGTCGAGTACAAGGGTCGTGATGTCTCCGCCAGCCATGCCCTCATATGTGCCTACGGCAAAGCGAATCGACTGTACCGAATTGCCGACATCTCCAACACCGAGGTCTCAGAG GACGAGTTCTCTCGCTTCACCATGACCAACAAGGCCGACAACGTCAAGAACCCAAGACGCTCAGAActcaaggccaagcatGAGGAGATTGTTGCGTTGCATGACCGCCCAAtgaccgaggacgaggtcaaccGTCAAGTCGACGCTCGCAAACAGGCCAATCCTCAAGCGCAACGCCAGAAGATTGTGTTGCAAATCACGTCCCTCATGTCATCCAAGCAGCTCGCCCTGCGTCGCAACGACCTTGAGACAGCAGCTTTCATAGGCGACCAGATTGCAAAGCTTGGAGCAGACCCAAACAccggcgagctcctcgagggagaaggagaccTGTCCGAGTACGACCTCCGCATTGCCAGGATCAACGAGAACAACCGCCGGAAAACTCGTGAGACTATGATGAAGGCGCACGAGGCCGCTGTtgcgaagaagaaggccgaggacgccatTGTCCGCGCAAAGGCAGC AGCTGCGTCGCAGGAGGCTGGGCAACCTACAATAGTCAAGGAGATTACGGTTAAAGCACTCCCTATCGCAGGGATGAGGAAGGGTGAGACTCCTCAGCAGTATGTCGCTCGCACCGTCACGCTCGACCTGGGCGACTTCTAG